A genomic region of Barnesiella viscericola DSM 18177 contains the following coding sequences:
- a CDS encoding NUDIX hydrolase N-terminal domain-containing protein, which yields MESSASESPAWLDWAKELQFIAQAGLTYSKDPFDLERFQRIRDISAEIMSRHTGLPYEQVRHLFCSEVGFQTPKLDTRAAIFKDGKILLVEERDGSWSLPGGWVDVNQTLKTNTEKEVLEEAGLEVEVVRLLALQDRNLHNRPPYAYNVCKAFFLCRVKQGAFRPNTETLGSGYFALDELPLLSEDKVTREQIALCFEAARREFWEVPFD from the coding sequence GCCAAGGAGTTACAATTTATTGCGCAAGCCGGATTGACCTACTCGAAAGATCCGTTTGACTTGGAGCGCTTCCAGCGAATACGCGATATTTCGGCCGAGATTATGAGTCGTCACACCGGTCTTCCGTATGAGCAGGTGAGGCATCTGTTTTGTAGCGAGGTCGGCTTTCAAACGCCCAAACTGGATACCCGGGCGGCTATTTTCAAAGACGGAAAAATTTTACTGGTCGAGGAGCGCGACGGCTCCTGGTCGCTCCCGGGCGGGTGGGTCGATGTGAATCAAACCCTTAAAACAAATACTGAAAAAGAGGTCCTCGAAGAGGCTGGTCTCGAAGTCGAGGTTGTGCGCCTGTTGGCTCTGCAAGATCGCAATTTGCACAACCGACCTCCGTATGCTTACAATGTATGTAAAGCCTTTTTCCTCTGTCGGGTTAAGCAGGGGGCTTTTCGCCCTAATACCGAGACGTTGGGAAGCGGCTATTTTGCGTTGGACGAGTTGCCTCTTCTCTCGGAAGATAAAGTTACCCGCGAGCAAATAGCCCTCTGCTTTGAAGCGGCTCGTCGCGAATTTTGGGAGGTTCCTTTCGATTGA